Proteins from a genomic interval of Haemorhous mexicanus isolate bHaeMex1 chromosome Z, bHaeMex1.pri, whole genome shotgun sequence:
- the EMB gene encoding embigin isoform X3 — MTTQDSNQTQVISVTKMKAGHELSDAATQELKPGGKQSTDVAVYEIVLPGPSEKNISLASPVKVELICKLDENSNLKNPQVTWKKGSETISHTTKTQNSWAIQVTVSGSSELGSYTCFLKAEKEVSATFHLHVPPVDGREKPMIAYIGDTAVMVCKTEYNAKTWSWYMTNGTELISIDKILPKDKYDIENPSASESRLEVHRLTTADTGVYWCEAAFDLGGSKARFDVKVLSIAEPLKPFIAVVAEVAILVTTIALYEVYSKRKAKGGEKEFDQIEQLKSEDNVAEKGT; from the exons ATGACAACACAAGATTCGAATCAGACTCAGGTGATTTCTGTGACTAAGATGAAAGCTGGACATGAATTATCTG ATGCTGCCACCCAAGAGCTCAAGCCAGGAGGCAAGCAGAGCACTGATGTTGCAGTGTATGAGATAGTCCTACCTG GTCcgtctgaaaaaaatatttctttggcCAGTCCAGTTAAAGTTGAACTTATATGCAAATTAGATGAGAATTCCAATTTGAAAAATCCTCAAGTGACTTGGAAAAAGGGAAGTGAAACAATCAGTCACACCACTAAAACTCAGAACAGCTGGGCCATCCA agtgACCGTCTCAGGGAGCAGCGAGCTGGGAAGTTACACTTGTTTtctgaaagctgaaaaagaagTCAGTGCAACGTTTCACTTGCATG TACCACCCGTTGATGGAAGAGAAAAACCCATGATCGCTTATATAGGAGATACAGCTGTAATGGTTTGTAAAACTGAGTATAATGCCAAGACTTGGAGCTGGTATATGACCAATGGAACTGAGCTG atttccATTGATAAGATTTTGCCTAAGGACAAGTATGACATTGAGAACCCATCTGCCAGTGAAAGCCGTTTGGAGGTACACAGGCTCACCACAGCAGATACTGGTGTATATTGGTGTGAAGCTGCTTTTGATTTAGGGGGCAGTAAAGCAAGGTTTGACGTTAAAGTTCTGTCCATCGCAGAACCTCTCAAACCCTTCATAGCAGTTGTGGCTGAAGTTGCTATTCTTGTAACTACTATTGCCCTCTATGAGGTGTATTcgaaaaggaaagcaaaag GAGGTGAAAAAGAGTTTGACCAAATTGAGCAACT taAATCAGAAGACAACGTAGCTGAGAAAGGCACGTAG
- the EMB gene encoding embigin isoform X2 has protein sequence MPATFSWRCLVRLLLLLLLLLLLCTSLSGGNPADPPMTTQDSNQTQVISVTKMKAGHELSDAATQELKPGGKQSTDVAVYEIVLPGPSEKNISLASPVKVELICKLDENSNLKNPQVTWKKGSETISHTTKTQNSWAIQVTVSGSSELGSYTCFLKAEKEVSATFHLHVPPVDGREKPMIAYIGDTAVMVCKTEYNAKTWSWYMTNGTELISIDKILPKDKYDIENPSASESRLEVHRLTTADTGVYWCEAAFDLGGSKARFDVKVLSIAEPLKPFIAVVAEVAILVTTIALYEVYSKRKAKVNQKTT, from the exons ATGCCTGCCACCTTCTCCTGGCGCTGCCTGGTgcgcctgctgctgctgctgctgctgctgctgctgctctgcaccagcCTCTCGGGCGGCAACCCTGCAG atCCACCTATGACAACACAAGATTCGAATCAGACTCAGGTGATTTCTGTGACTAAGATGAAAGCTGGACATGAATTATCTG ATGCTGCCACCCAAGAGCTCAAGCCAGGAGGCAAGCAGAGCACTGATGTTGCAGTGTATGAGATAGTCCTACCTG GTCcgtctgaaaaaaatatttctttggcCAGTCCAGTTAAAGTTGAACTTATATGCAAATTAGATGAGAATTCCAATTTGAAAAATCCTCAAGTGACTTGGAAAAAGGGAAGTGAAACAATCAGTCACACCACTAAAACTCAGAACAGCTGGGCCATCCA agtgACCGTCTCAGGGAGCAGCGAGCTGGGAAGTTACACTTGTTTtctgaaagctgaaaaagaagTCAGTGCAACGTTTCACTTGCATG TACCACCCGTTGATGGAAGAGAAAAACCCATGATCGCTTATATAGGAGATACAGCTGTAATGGTTTGTAAAACTGAGTATAATGCCAAGACTTGGAGCTGGTATATGACCAATGGAACTGAGCTG atttccATTGATAAGATTTTGCCTAAGGACAAGTATGACATTGAGAACCCATCTGCCAGTGAAAGCCGTTTGGAGGTACACAGGCTCACCACAGCAGATACTGGTGTATATTGGTGTGAAGCTGCTTTTGATTTAGGGGGCAGTAAAGCAAGGTTTGACGTTAAAGTTCTGTCCATCGCAGAACCTCTCAAACCCTTCATAGCAGTTGTGGCTGAAGTTGCTATTCTTGTAACTACTATTGCCCTCTATGAGGTGTATTcgaaaaggaaagcaaaag taAATCAGAAGACAACGTAG
- the EMB gene encoding embigin isoform X1 has protein sequence MPATFSWRCLVRLLLLLLLLLLLCTSLSGGNPADPPMTTQDSNQTQVISVTKMKAGHELSDAATQELKPGGKQSTDVAVYEIVLPGPSEKNISLASPVKVELICKLDENSNLKNPQVTWKKGSETISHTTKTQNSWAIQVTVSGSSELGSYTCFLKAEKEVSATFHLHVPPVDGREKPMIAYIGDTAVMVCKTEYNAKTWSWYMTNGTELISIDKILPKDKYDIENPSASESRLEVHRLTTADTGVYWCEAAFDLGGSKARFDVKVLSIAEPLKPFIAVVAEVAILVTTIALYEVYSKRKAKGGEKEFDQIEQLKSEDNVAEKGT, from the exons ATGCCTGCCACCTTCTCCTGGCGCTGCCTGGTgcgcctgctgctgctgctgctgctgctgctgctgctctgcaccagcCTCTCGGGCGGCAACCCTGCAG atCCACCTATGACAACACAAGATTCGAATCAGACTCAGGTGATTTCTGTGACTAAGATGAAAGCTGGACATGAATTATCTG ATGCTGCCACCCAAGAGCTCAAGCCAGGAGGCAAGCAGAGCACTGATGTTGCAGTGTATGAGATAGTCCTACCTG GTCcgtctgaaaaaaatatttctttggcCAGTCCAGTTAAAGTTGAACTTATATGCAAATTAGATGAGAATTCCAATTTGAAAAATCCTCAAGTGACTTGGAAAAAGGGAAGTGAAACAATCAGTCACACCACTAAAACTCAGAACAGCTGGGCCATCCA agtgACCGTCTCAGGGAGCAGCGAGCTGGGAAGTTACACTTGTTTtctgaaagctgaaaaagaagTCAGTGCAACGTTTCACTTGCATG TACCACCCGTTGATGGAAGAGAAAAACCCATGATCGCTTATATAGGAGATACAGCTGTAATGGTTTGTAAAACTGAGTATAATGCCAAGACTTGGAGCTGGTATATGACCAATGGAACTGAGCTG atttccATTGATAAGATTTTGCCTAAGGACAAGTATGACATTGAGAACCCATCTGCCAGTGAAAGCCGTTTGGAGGTACACAGGCTCACCACAGCAGATACTGGTGTATATTGGTGTGAAGCTGCTTTTGATTTAGGGGGCAGTAAAGCAAGGTTTGACGTTAAAGTTCTGTCCATCGCAGAACCTCTCAAACCCTTCATAGCAGTTGTGGCTGAAGTTGCTATTCTTGTAACTACTATTGCCCTCTATGAGGTGTATTcgaaaaggaaagcaaaag GAGGTGAAAAAGAGTTTGACCAAATTGAGCAACT taAATCAGAAGACAACGTAGCTGAGAAAGGCACGTAG